Part of the bacterium genome, GCCGCGCAGCTTGTGTATGAGCTGGATGCAGACGGCAAGCAGTTGCGCGTGATGGAGCTGACCGACTATGCCGCCGAGAAGGTGCGCAAGCTCTTTCCCAACTCTGCCGAGTTGCGCAAGAAGTGGGCCGATGCCGGCCAGCGCACGGAGATCATTCTGCAACTGGCAGAGCGGGGCATCTCCTTCGACGACCTGGCCAGGGTTACGAAACAGCCGGATGCTGATCCGTTCGACCTGCTCTGCAACATTGCCTTCAACGCGCCGCTGCGCTCGCGCCGGGAACGGGCGGAGCGGCTCCGCAAGGAAGAGAAACGGTTCTTCGAGAAGTACCAGCCCGAGGCGCGGCAGATACTGGATGAACTGCTGGAGAAGTATGCCGACTTCGGAGCGGCTCAGTTTGAGTTACCCGACATCCTGAAGGTCCCGCCGATATCAGAGCACGGCCGAGTGACCGAGATAGCCGACAAGTTCGGCGGGCCGGAGAAGCTGCGCGAGGCAGTAGGCGAATTGCAGGCGCTGCTGTATGCGGCCTAGGAGGTAACGATGAGGAGCTCAAAGGCTGAAGGCACAAAGGGGAAGAGATTCGAGGAGCTGATCGTCTATCAGCGGGCGCGGGGCTTGGTCAACGAAGTGTACGCGCTTACCCGACGGCCGGCGTTTGCGAAGGACTGGGGGCTTGCCGACCAGATACGGAGAGCCGCGGTCTCCATCATGTCCAACATCGCCGAGGGCTTCGAGCGAGGGTCCAACGTGGAGTTCGTCCAATTCCTTTACATCGCCAAGGGTTCATGCGGCGAAGTGCGGGCACAGCTCACCGTCGCAATGGACCAGGGATACATCACCGAAGCCGAGTGCGAGCGGCTGTCCGACACCTGCCGTATCATCAGCGGGATGCTCTCCAGCTTCATCAACTACCTCAAGGGCGCGAA contains:
- a CDS encoding four helix bundle protein, giving the protein MRSSKAEGTKGKRFEELIVYQRARGLVNEVYALTRRPAFAKDWGLADQIRRAAVSIMSNIAEGFERGSNVEFVQFLYIAKGSCGEVRAQLTVAMDQGYITEAECERLSDTCRIISGMLSSFINYLKGAKLQGPKFTPSSRNQAAEEVEKRIQALRAAQQANIRNRGHSDGT